A genome region from Camarhynchus parvulus chromosome 15, STF_HiC, whole genome shotgun sequence includes the following:
- the SLC2A11 gene encoding solute carrier family 2, facilitated glucose transporter member 11, translated as MNKLQRLLQNKILILTICAAGIGGTFQYGYNISIINAPASYIQVFMNTTWLERMGVPLESNMVLLLWSFTVSAYPLGGLTGAVAAGPMAIMLGRKMSLLLNNGFVIIAAALSGCSRMAKSFEMIMLSRFFTGVNAGVSMNIQPMYLAESAPKKLRGAVALTSASFTALGLVLGQVVGLRELLGGEESWPFLLASNVVPALIQLTALPWFPESPRYLLIDRGDKESCISALQKLRGTSDLSAELEEMLAEQAAVKGQRAKNPWELFQNPGLRWQLVSIVVLSSAMQLCGNDSMYFYAAYVFQEAGIPEDKIPYVVIGTGSCELITSVTCNMIIDYAGRRPLLLGGYIFMAAWAIVFMVALSQQTQISWMPYLSMACIFAYILSFGIGPAGVTGVLPTEVFDQMSRPAAYMICGSLLWFNLFLVGTAFPFIVKSLAHFCYIPFLVVCVCTALYVWFFLPETKGKSFLEISEEFRKRNFKAKTRGGFYKGPEEIKTTPL; from the exons ATGAACAAGCTGCAGAGACTG cttcagAACAAGATCCTGATCCTGACAATATGTGCTGCTGGGATTGGAGGCACCTTCCAGTATGGGTACAACATCTCCATCATCAATGCCCCAGCCTCA TACATCCAGGTGTTCATGAACACGACCTGGCTGGAGCGCATGGGAGTTCCCCTGGAGAGCAacatggtgctgctgctctggtccTTCACTGTCTCTGCCTACCCTCTGGGAGGCctcactggggctgtggctgctggcccCATGGCCATCATGCTGGGCAG gaagatgtccctgctgctgAACAATGGCTTTGTGATCATAGCTGCAGCTTTGTCCGGGTGCAGCCGAATGGCCAAGTCCTTTGAAATGATCATGCTCAGCAGATTTTTTACTGGTGTGAATGCAG GTGTGAGCATGAACATTCAGCCCATGTACCTGGCAGAGAGTGCCCCAAAGaagctcagaggagctgtggcctTGACCTCTGCATCATTtacagccctggggctggtgctggggcaggtTGTTGGACTCAG ggagctcctgggaggggaggagagctGGCCATTCCTTTTAGCAAGCAACGTGGTTCCTGCCCTGAtccagctcacagctctgccttggtTCCCTGAAAGTCCCAGGTATCTCTTGATTGACCGTGGAGACAAAGAATCCTGCATCTCTG ccctgcagaagctCAGAGGCACCAGTGACCTGagtgcagagctggaagagatgctggcagagcaggctgcagtgAAAGGCCAGAGAGCAAAGAACCCCTGGGAGCTGTTCCAGAACCCAGGGCTGCGCTGGCAGCTGGTGAGCATCGTGGTGCTGAGCAGCGCCATGCAGCTCTGCGGCAACGACTCG ATGTATTTTTATGCAGCTTATGTGTTCCAAGAGGCTGGAATTCCTGAGGACAAAATCCCCTATGTTGTAATCGGCACGGGAAGCTGTGAGCTGATCACATCTGTCACTTGT AACATGATCATAGACTATGCTGGTCGGAGGCCGCTGCTGCTGGGGGGATACATCTTCATGGCAGCCTGGGCCATTGTCTTCATGGTCGCCCTGAGCCAGCAG ACTCAGATTAGCTGGATGCCTTATCTCAGCATGGCCTGCATTTTCGCCTATATCCTGAGCTTTGGAATCGGACCAG ctggtGTAACGGGAGTTCTGCCCACAGAGGTTTTTGATCAAATGTCCCGACCAGCTGCTTACATGATCTGTGGCTCCCTGCTCTGGTTCAACCTGTTTCTGGTGGGAACAGCCTTTCCCTTCATTGTG aaaAGTCTAGCACATTTCTGCTACATCCCATTCCTTGTGGTCTGTGTCTGCACTGCCCTCTACGTTtggtttttccttcctgagaCAAAGGGAAAATCCTTCCTGGAAATCTCGGAGGAGTTCAGGAAAAGGAACTTCAAAGCTAAGACCCGTGGAGGTTTCTATAAAGGCCCTGAGGAGATCAAAACCACCCCATTGtag